A DNA window from Mucilaginibacter xinganensis contains the following coding sequences:
- a CDS encoding lytic transglycosylase domain-containing protein, whose protein sequence is MKRTLTLIFCLLSLQLVKATSRSFFASTALPQNSRLIHDYKKIPADTIIVPVVNQPAPLTSQSNIYKRRLDSIKKDIPLDYNEYVASYIDIYMRNRDEMGRVLGLTKYYFPIYEKAFHDAGIPDEIKYLSIVESKLDPYAVSRVGATGPWQFMFTTAKLYGLNMDDYVDERRDPIQASYAAAAYLKDAYQEFGDWLLAIASYNCGKSNVERAIEKAGGATDFWSVRQYLPNETRGYVPAFIAVAYLMNYANKHNIVPQACSFALKTDTILVNKYLPLSAVAQSLKLDLAQLTILNPSYKRQIINGTAKAPRRMIIPQIDKAQYAALYETLNNSALQGPAPQPVYATYHEVKVEHTPSYHKVRRGETLRDIADNFGVEIQDLKVWNHLHSNKAQVGQRLKVKESADEPEEKQVTKSSRNYVTYKVKSGDTLSGIASKFDASVEKIRELNGLKKGSLQPGMMIKINKG, encoded by the coding sequence ATGAAGAGAACACTTACGCTGATCTTCTGTTTACTGTCATTACAATTAGTTAAGGCGACATCTCGCTCTTTCTTTGCTTCAACTGCTTTACCGCAAAATTCAAGACTGATTCATGACTATAAGAAAATACCAGCAGACACCATCATTGTTCCGGTAGTCAACCAGCCTGCACCTTTAACCAGCCAAAGCAACATTTACAAGCGCCGGTTAGATTCAATCAAAAAAGACATTCCGCTTGATTACAACGAATACGTAGCAAGTTATATTGACATTTACATGCGAAACCGCGATGAAATGGGCCGTGTGTTGGGTTTAACAAAATATTACTTCCCTATTTATGAAAAGGCTTTTCATGATGCAGGGATTCCTGATGAAATAAAATATTTATCTATTGTTGAATCAAAGCTTGACCCTTACGCGGTATCAAGGGTGGGTGCTACCGGGCCATGGCAGTTTATGTTTACCACTGCAAAGCTTTATGGTTTAAACATGGATGACTATGTAGATGAACGCCGCGACCCTATACAGGCAAGTTACGCAGCGGCAGCCTACTTAAAAGATGCTTACCAGGAGTTTGGCGACTGGCTTTTGGCCATCGCGTCCTATAATTGCGGTAAAAGCAATGTGGAGCGCGCTATTGAAAAAGCAGGTGGCGCTACTGATTTCTGGTCTGTTCGCCAGTACCTCCCCAATGAAACGCGTGGCTACGTGCCTGCATTCATAGCAGTGGCGTATTTAATGAATTATGCTAATAAACATAATATTGTGCCGCAAGCATGCAGTTTCGCTTTAAAAACTGATACCATTTTAGTCAACAAATACCTGCCTTTAAGCGCCGTTGCGCAATCGCTGAAGCTTGATCTTGCCCAGCTAACCATTTTAAATCCTTCGTATAAAAGGCAGATTATAAACGGCACAGCTAAAGCGCCCCGCCGGATGATCATTCCGCAGATAGACAAAGCGCAATATGCTGCACTGTATGAAACGTTGAACAATTCAGCCCTTCAAGGACCGGCACCACAGCCAGTATATGCTACATACCACGAAGTTAAAGTTGAACATACACCCTCATACCATAAGGTACGAAGGGGCGAAACACTAAGAGATATTGCTGATAATTTCGGGGTAGAAATACAGGACCTTAAAGTTTGGAACCATTTACACAGCAACAAGGCCCAAGTTGGGCAAAGGCTTAAAGTAAAAGAATCTGCCGATGAACCAGAAGAAAAGCAAGTAACAAAAAGCAGCCGTAATTATGTTACCTACAAAGTAAAAAGCGGAGACACGCTTAGTGGAATAGCTTCAAAATTCGACGCATCCGTTGAAAAGATCAGAGAATTGAACGGTCTAAAAAAGGGAAGTTTACAACCGGGAATGATGATTAAGATCAACAAAGGGTAA
- a CDS encoding ComF family protein, whose product MKLQRSYLADFVSLLFPELCAACRESLVANEYLICTDCHYNLPYTNFHLQSDNIVARQFWGKINTTAAFALFYFTKGGKIQNLMHQFKYNGMQQIGNLLGSIAAGQLAKTEVFNTVDFIIPVPLHTKRLKQRGYNQSACFAYGLAPKLNAVVEENNLIRAKATLTQTHKSRFARFENMQDVFEIKNPEKLKNKHILLVDDVITTGSTLEACGQQLLKIEGLKLSIATIAYAE is encoded by the coding sequence ATGAAATTGCAACGCAGTTACCTGGCCGATTTTGTATCACTGCTTTTTCCGGAACTTTGTGCTGCCTGCCGTGAAAGCCTGGTTGCTAACGAGTATTTGATCTGCACCGATTGTCATTATAATCTACCTTATACAAATTTCCACTTACAGTCCGACAATATAGTTGCCCGCCAGTTTTGGGGGAAAATAAATACAACTGCAGCCTTCGCACTTTTTTATTTCACCAAAGGCGGCAAGATCCAAAATCTGATGCACCAGTTTAAATATAACGGGATGCAGCAAATAGGCAACCTGCTTGGAAGCATAGCTGCGGGGCAATTAGCAAAAACAGAAGTTTTTAATACAGTCGATTTTATAATTCCCGTTCCACTGCATACAAAACGCTTAAAACAGCGTGGCTATAACCAAAGCGCGTGCTTCGCCTACGGCCTGGCACCAAAACTAAACGCCGTTGTTGAAGAAAATAATTTGATAAGGGCAAAAGCAACATTAACGCAAACCCACAAATCGCGTTTTGCCAGGTTTGAGAATATGCAGGATGTTTTCGAGATAAAAAATCCCGAAAAGCTAAAAAACAAACATATTTTGCTGGTTGATGATGTCATCACTACCGGATCAACACTGGAGGCCTGCGGCCAACAACTTCTTAAAATTGAAGGATTAAAGCTTAGTATTGCAACAATTGCTTATGCGGAGTAG
- a CDS encoding response regulator, translating to MENELNVNVLVVDDNNINRLLLNKVLTKWGAHADFAENGLQAVEKITNNHNYDVVLMDVYMPEMGGIEATQLIRSKQEAYFQQLPIIALTASMLSSERNEIEDAGMNDFILKPFEPKSLFEKLSAYQKVK from the coding sequence TTGGAAAATGAATTAAATGTAAATGTGCTGGTTGTAGATGATAACAATATCAACAGGCTTTTATTAAATAAGGTGTTAACCAAATGGGGTGCCCATGCTGATTTTGCGGAAAATGGTCTGCAGGCCGTTGAGAAAATCACAAATAACCATAACTATGATGTTGTTTTGATGGATGTTTATATGCCTGAAATGGGGGGCATTGAAGCTACACAGTTGATCCGCTCAAAACAGGAAGCATATTTTCAGCAACTTCCTATCATCGCCCTCACCGCATCAATGCTAAGCAGCGAAAGAAATGAAATAGAGGATGCCGGAATGAATGACTTCATCCTGAAACCATTTGAGCCCAAAAGCCTGTTCGAAAAGTTAAGCGCTTACCAGAAAGTTAAATAG
- the glyA gene encoding serine hydroxymethyltransferase has protein sequence MKRDKLIFKLLDEEQERQEEGIELIASENFVSRQVMEAAGSVATNKYAEGLPGKRYYGGCQVVDEIETIAIERAKQLFNAEWANVQPHSGAQANAAVMLAVLQPGDKILGFDLSHGGHLTHGSPVNFSGKLYEPHFYGVKKETGLVDYDLLKKVALEQKPKLIICGASAYSRDWDYEFIRKVADEVGALVLADISHPAGLIARGLLNDPLPHCHIVTTTTHKTLRGPRGGMILLGKDFENPWGLKTPKGEIRMMSSLLDMAVFPGTQGGPLEHIIAAKAIAFGEALSDDYMRYIVQVKKNGAAMAKALTQRGYEIVSGGTDNHLILIDLRNKNITGKAAENALVAADITVNKNMVPYDDKSPFVTSGIRVGTAAISTRGMKEKQMEDIVELIDNVISDPENEENLKKVRKKVHKLMHDYPLYRTKHTEID, from the coding sequence ATGAAAAGAGATAAATTAATTTTTAAACTGTTAGATGAGGAGCAAGAGCGCCAGGAAGAAGGCATCGAGCTAATTGCATCTGAAAATTTTGTAAGCAGGCAGGTTATGGAAGCTGCCGGATCTGTAGCTACCAATAAATACGCAGAGGGCTTACCCGGTAAGCGTTATTATGGTGGTTGCCAGGTGGTTGATGAAATTGAAACAATAGCTATTGAACGGGCTAAACAATTGTTTAACGCCGAATGGGCAAACGTACAACCGCACTCTGGTGCACAGGCAAATGCAGCAGTTATGCTGGCAGTTTTACAGCCGGGCGATAAAATTTTAGGCTTTGATTTGTCTCATGGTGGTCACTTAACCCATGGTTCGCCGGTAAATTTTTCAGGTAAATTATATGAGCCTCATTTTTATGGGGTTAAAAAAGAAACGGGTTTAGTTGATTACGATCTGCTAAAAAAGGTTGCGTTAGAACAAAAACCAAAATTGATCATTTGTGGAGCTTCGGCTTACTCACGTGATTGGGATTATGAATTCATTCGTAAAGTGGCTGATGAAGTTGGTGCCCTGGTATTGGCTGATATCTCTCACCCGGCAGGCCTTATAGCACGTGGTTTATTGAACGATCCGCTTCCGCATTGCCATATTGTTACTACAACAACTCACAAAACGCTACGTGGCCCGCGTGGCGGTATGATCCTTTTAGGGAAGGATTTTGAAAACCCATGGGGACTTAAAACACCAAAAGGGGAGATCAGGATGATGTCTTCTTTATTGGATATGGCAGTTTTCCCAGGTACCCAGGGTGGTCCGCTGGAACACATCATTGCTGCTAAGGCTATAGCCTTTGGCGAAGCTTTGAGCGACGATTATATGAGGTACATTGTACAGGTAAAGAAAAATGGCGCAGCAATGGCAAAGGCGCTTACCCAAAGGGGATACGAAATTGTGTCGGGCGGTACTGATAACCACCTGATCTTAATAGACCTGCGTAATAAAAATATTACCGGGAAAGCTGCGGAAAATGCTCTGGTCGCCGCTGATATTACCGTGAATAAAAACATGGTGCCTTATGATGATAAGTCGCCGTTTGTTACTTCTGGTATCCGTGTTGGAACAGCTGCAATTTCGACCCGCGGGATGAAAGAAAAGCAAATGGAAGATATTGTTGAATTGATAGACAATGTCATCAGCGATCCTGAAAATGAGGAAAACTTAAAAAAGGTTCGTAAAAAAGTGCACAAGCTGATGCATGATTATCCGCTTTATCGTACAAAACACACTGAAATAGACTAA
- a CDS encoding segregation and condensation protein A yields MTAEENFEIKLPQFEGPFDLLLFFIERDELEIHDIPIARITDDFLNYIHQMTSLNMELASEFIIVAASLMRIKAKMLLPRYDADAEGNEADTKEDLIRKLIEYKKFKEICETLHPLENERFMQEKRGNIKFDIEQTEAIVQPGEELSELNLYKLMLVYGRLVKRYQTRSEEVTHTVVQYPYTIEQQKKAIGDLLRINKMMDFKAIAGNSENKVHFVYNFLAVLEMLQQELIDIKVGLGYNNFWISAKPEIEG; encoded by the coding sequence ATGACGGCCGAAGAAAATTTTGAAATAAAATTGCCCCAGTTTGAGGGCCCCTTCGACCTGTTACTGTTTTTTATTGAACGGGACGAGCTGGAGATTCATGATATTCCCATTGCCAGGATCACCGATGATTTTTTAAACTACATTCACCAAATGACCAGCCTTAACATGGAGCTGGCCAGCGAGTTTATTATTGTAGCTGCTTCACTAATGCGTATTAAAGCTAAAATGCTGCTGCCCCGATACGACGCAGATGCAGAAGGCAACGAGGCTGACACCAAAGAGGATCTGATACGCAAGCTGATAGAATATAAAAAGTTTAAAGAGATTTGCGAGACGCTTCATCCGCTGGAAAACGAGCGGTTTATGCAGGAAAAGCGCGGAAATATAAAATTCGATATTGAGCAAACCGAGGCTATAGTGCAGCCCGGCGAGGAGCTATCCGAACTTAACCTTTACAAACTGATGCTGGTTTACGGCCGGCTGGTAAAAAGATACCAAACTCGCAGCGAAGAAGTTACACATACAGTAGTGCAATATCCCTATACTATAGAACAACAGAAAAAAGCCATCGGCGATTTGCTGCGGATCAACAAGATGATGGATTTTAAAGCCATTGCGGGCAACTCTGAAAATAAGGTGCATTTTGTATATAATTTTTTAGCTGTGCTGGAGATGCTGCAGCAGGAATTGATTGATATTAAGGTAGGGCTGGGGTATAATAATTTCTGGATCTCGGCAAAGCCGGAGATTGAAGGTTAG